A region from the Anomaloglossus baeobatrachus isolate aAnoBae1 chromosome 11, aAnoBae1.hap1, whole genome shotgun sequence genome encodes:
- the LOC142256513 gene encoding C3a anaphylatoxin chemotactic receptor-like produces the protein MDTDDDLITFDIAPSSAEYSLYYYGTIIQKTSITLYSIVFALGIIGNGLVIWIAGFRMKNTVSAVWFLHLAIADFLCCASLPLCIAGWALFFIHHLDFAYCIVNMFLFNINMTTSVLLLTAMSIDRWVSVMWPFWAKVHRTCNVVRISAAIIWGLSLIVTGLIFYVYEYHFDDLNEWCVFNDYRSPYKPKLKQTIQLIRLVIMFVFPFLIIITSYVTIFYKIRKSKRFQRSQRSSRIITAVILCFFICWSPYYIWTLTPWYSGDYMQFYTAHTIITSLACLNSCMNPIIYVFMGPDFRQGFFRSIPARVEKALCENPDELSREGENAGNTHTTDV, from the coding sequence GTCATCTGCCGAATACAGTCTTTATTATTATGGGACCATTATACAGAAGACGTCAATTACCTTATACAGCATTGTTTTTGCTCTCGGGATTATCGGTAATGGATTAGTCATCTGGATTGCCGGATTCAGGATGAAGAACACAGTCAGTGCCGTGTGGTTCCTCCACCTGGCCATCgcggacttcctgtgctgtgcgtctCTTCCTCTGTGTATTGCTGGGTGGGCTTTATTTTTTATTCACCACCTAGATTTTGCATATTGCATAGTGAACATGTTCCTGTTTAATATAAACATGACCACCAGTGTTCTCCTCCTGACGGCCATGAGTATTGACCGCTGGGTGTCCGTCATGTGGCCATTCTGGGCCAAAGTTCATAGAACCTGTAATGTGGTGAGAATCTCTGCAGCGATCATCTGGGGGCTGAGCTTAATTGTAACTGGTTTAATTTTTTACGTGTATGAATACCATTTCGATGATCTAAATGAATGGTGTGTATTTAATGATTACAGATCTCCTTATAAGCCAAAATTAAAACAGACAattcagctgatcagattagtgaTAATGTTTGTGTTCCCttttctcatcatcatcacctcttatgtcaccattttctacaAGATTAGAAAAAGTAAGAGATTCCAGAGATCTCAGAGATCCTCCAGGATCATCACCGCTGTTATATTGTGTTTCTTCATCTGCTGGTCTCCATATTACATCTGGACATTAACACCCTGGTATTCTGGAGATTACATGCAATTCTATACTGCACACACCATTATTACCAGCCTGGCTTGTCTTAACAGCTGCATGAATCCCATCATTTATGTGTTTATGGGACCGGATTTCCGACAAGGTTTCTTCAGATCCATCCCCGCCAGGGTAGAAAAAGCCTTGTGTGAAAATCCTGATGAACTGAGCAGAGAAGGAGAAAATGCAGGAAATACTCATACTACTGATGTGTAA